CACAGCCGGCGGCCCCACAAAACTGGTGGAGGCGGCGGGAGTTGAACCCGCGTCCCTGACCGATTCCCCGGTCGTGACTACATGCTTAGCCGAAAGCGAGTGTCATCCGGCGGAGCAGCTTTCGGCGACACTCCACCAGCCTAGCCGGCGGTAAGATTCTCGGGCAATGTCGCGCCAGCGCCGCCATCACCCCAGCCTGCTGTGGCGTCCCGCCGCCGTAGCAGGCGTCCAGCGGGGGACGTCGCGGCTCAATTAGGCCGCGAGGGCCAATTCTTCGTTGGCACTTATTAGTTTTGATCCGGTGATTAACGAGGCCAACGGATCGTCCTCGGCATGCCACTTCCGGCGTCTCGACCAGGTCGAATCCAGTACGCCCCCGGTTAAGTTGCAAGATTAAGGTACCATTACTTCAGGGGCAGTTCAAGTGCGCCGGGATACCATCTTGAGCATCGCAGGGTTGCAATTTGAGCCATTTCGGCGGATGATATGGCCGTATGATTTCACGCCGCGGGGCGCTGGTCCTTGGCGCCATTGTGTTGGCGGCGGTGTCGGCTGTTCGCTTTGCCCAATACCAGCCTGCGCCGCCTGATTCCCCGGTTTTCCTTGCAGCTCAGCCGTTCGCCAAAGCGCCCACCTCTCCGGTGTTGGCGGCTGTCCCTGTTACCCCCCGCCTGTCTGCACCTGCCGCAGGGGAGGTGGATGAGCACGTGCACGCCGCTTCTCACGCCCCGACTGTGCCCGCCCCCCGCCGGCTGGGAGACGGCTGGGCCGTCGAGCCGCCCGAAACAATTCTGGCGGCCTTTCAACACTGGGTGGGGCGGTATGTCAGGGCCAGCGATGCGGAAAGGGAATCTATGCTTCCAGAGGGAGTGGCGCTGGCACGCGAGCGCCTGACGCTGATGACGGAATGGATTCAAAGCGACCCCGAGCGGGCCCTGGGGCGGGCGGTGCCCCCGTGGGTGCGTGAGGCCTTGCCGGCGGCCGTGCGGGAGCAGGTGGAACAATGGGTCAACAGCACTGCCCACTACGAAGTTTTGTGTGTGCTGCCCGCCGGCGCAAGCCAGCCGGGAGGCCTGGTGCGCACAGCCCAATGGGCAGACATGCGCTGCCGGGTTTATACGTTTGGGCGGGGTTTGGACTATGTGACACGCCCCCAGGTGCCGTTGCAAGGTGTCGTGGTGCCGCGGCCGCCCAATCAGGCGCTGGCGCATGAATCGGTGGCGTCCGCCACCCACTTGATGGCCTTGGACCCCCAACCCGCGCGGTATTTGGACGCGCCCGAGTTGGAAGCCCACCTGGCCGCGGTAGGCCAAGACGCGCCCTGTCTGGTTTCCGGTCAATCGTGGACCGCTCAAGGCACCCCGGCAGCGTTGCAGCTTGGCGGCGAGGTACGCACTTTCGCCAGCCCGGCAATGGCCGCGCGCTGGTTGGAAGAGCAGCCTGCCCTGCAAAACCTTGATGACCCGCTACCGCCTGACAACTTGCCGATTGCCGCCTCTTCCTACACTGAGGGGCGCAAGCGATTCATCCTCTTCCGGGTGGACTTCCCGGACTACGCCGGCGAGGTCATGACCACCAATGAAGCCCTGACCTTGATGCGCGACCTCAGCCAGTGGATGGCGGAAGTCTCTCAAGGCAAGCTCACGCTTGCGCCCGTGGGCGAGGGCTCGGACATCACTCCCACCATGCGGCTGCCCAATGACGTGGAAAGCTATCAAAACATGGGCACCCTGTTGGGCGCCTGCCGCACCGCCGCCACGGCGCTGGGGTACGACATGAACAAGTATGATTTCTATTTTGTCTGCACTGCCGGCAAACCCACGGCGACCTTTGCCGGTTTGGGGTATGTGGGTGGGGTGGGTTTCTGGCTGGCCAATCGCTATTGGGACGTGCGCACGGGCGCGCATGAATTCGGCCATAACCTGGGGCTGGGCCATGCCAACTGGTGGAACACCAGCGGCGCCAGCATGTTGGGCACGGGCACCAGTGAGGAATACGGCGACCCCTTCGATACCATGGGCGGCAGCGGGGGCGGCGCGCGGCACTTCTCTTCGTTCAGCAAAAACAAACTGGGCTGGATTCCCGATGCCGACTGCCCCACGGTGAGCACCAGCGGTTTTTACCGGATTTACGCGCACGATGACCCCCGGGCCAGCGGCCTGCGCGGCCTGCGCTTCCGCCGGAGCAATGGCGATTACTGGATGGAATTCCGGCAGTTGTTCACGGGCAACCGCGCGTTGATGAACGGCCTGGCCTTCCGGTGGGTGGGCGGCAGCACCACTTTGCTGGATGCCACGCCCGGCTCCTCCGGCAACAAGGATGACCATCCGCTGGTCATCGGACGCACCTTTAGCGACAGCAAACTTGGCCTGCATGTGACGCCCATCGGCAAGGGCAACACCTATCCGCAGTCCCTGGACTTAATCATCCAGGTGGGCGCGTTCCCGAACAACCGCCGGCCCCAGACGCGCGTGACGGCCTCCGCCACGCAGGTGGCCGTCAACACCCCCGTGCAGTTCAGCGTCGCCGCCTCCGACCCGGATGGCGATGCGCTGGCGTATTACTGGGATTTTGGCAATGGCAACTACAGCGTGGAAAATCAGCCCACCGCGACGCAGTCCTTTTCCAGCGCCGGGGAATACGCCGTGCATTGCATCGTCAGCGACATGAAAGGCGGGGTGAGTGCCGGGGCGGTGGTGGTGCGGGTGGGCAGCCCCACGACGTTTCAAATCACCGGCCGCGTGCTGACCACCAACGCCCAGCCAGTGCCGGGCATGTGGGTGCGGGTCAACGCCTCACGCTACGCCATCAGCCAGGACGACGGCTCCTTCCTCCTCACCCAGCTCGGCGCGGGCAGCCATTCCTTGGCCGTTTATGAGCCGTTTTACAATGAGCTGAACTTTGTGAATCCCTTCTTCAACAACCCCGTGACAGTGGGGCCAAGTTTTGCGGGGGCGGATTTTGTGCAATTTCCAGGCTCCCTGTTCATCACCACTCCCCTGGTGGCCCGGGAAAGCCGGTGGAAATACCTGGATGACGGCTCGAATCAGGGCACCGCGTGGCGGCAGCCCGGTTTTAACGATGCCGCATGGGCCAGCGGCAACGGCCCGCTCGGCTACGGCCAGGGCGGCGAGCGGACCACGCTGAGTTATGGCGGGGTCAGTACCAACAAACACATCACCTACTACTTCCGCACCACCTTCACCAATCAAACCCCGCCCAGCGCCTTCAGCAATCTGGTGCTGGAAGTCCTGCGCGATGATGGCGTCCTGGTCTGGCTCAACGGGCAGGAAATCTTCCGCGACAACCTGCCCACCGGCGCCGTCAGTTACACCACCCGCGCTGTGGCGGCGGTGGAGCCGGATAATTATCTCCGGACAGAACTTTCGCCCACGGTGCTCCAGGTGGGCGTCAACACGCTGGCCGTGGAAATGCATCAGGTGGAGGCGACCAGCTCGGATTTGTATTTCGATCTCGCGCTCACCGGCATGAGCCGCACCAATGCGGCCAACCTGCAAATTTTCTACCTGGCCAGCCCCCGGCCCGGAGAGGTCTTCACCTACCCCACCAACATCAGCCTGAATGCCGTGGCCCAAAGCGATGCCACCGCCGTGACGCAGGTGCGAATCTACGCCAACGACCAGCTTTTAATTGCCGATTCCACCCCGCCTTATGCCGGGTTCTGGCCCCAGGCGCCGGTGGGTCAGCATCAACTTTATGCCGTCGCCACGCTGGCCAGCGGCCAGATGCTCACCATCGCCCCGGTGGCCATTACCGTGAAAATGCCGGAGCCGCCGCCCACGCCGGCGGTCACCAATCTGGTCATCGCTCCCGGCTCCCGCTGGCACTTCTTCACCGGCCCCACCGGCGCGCCACCCGCCTGGGCGGCGTTGGAGTTTGATGCCTCCAGTTGGAGCAATGGCCTGGCCGAACTGGGCTATGGGGAGAATGACGAAGCCACCCGATTAAGTTACGGCACCAACAGCAACAACAAATGGATTACCGCTTATTTCCGCCAAGCCTTTGTGGTGGCCGACCCCTACACCATCACCAACGCCGTGTTGCAATTAAAACGCGACGACGGCGCGGTGGTGTATCTCAACGGCCAGGAAATCCTGCGTGACCTTATGCCCTCCGGGCCGGTGGCTTTCGACACCCTCGCCACCATGGCCGCTGACGACGACGGCAAAACCTTTTTCAGCTTCTCCTTCTCGTCCCTGCCATTGCTGCCCGGCACCAACGTGCTGGCTGTGGAAGTGCATCAAAATGCGGTGACCAGTTCAGACCTGAGCTTCGACCTCGGACTCACCGTCTGGCTTTCCACCAATCGCCCGCGCGGAGTCTATTGGGTGACTCCCACCAACGGAGCCACCCTGCCGGCGGGCGCGGTGTCCCTGGCCGTTCAAGCCGTGGGCGGCGGTGGCTCCCCCTTCCAGCGCATCAGCTATTACGCCAACGGCCAGTTCCTGGGCGAAGTGCCCGCGCCTTTCCTCTTTACCTGGGCCAACCCGCCGGTGGAGCATGTGGAGTTATTGGCGGTGGCCACCGATGCCGCCGGCATGACCATCACCAGCGCGCCGGTACAGGTGACCTTCACCGCCCCCGCTCCTTTCCAAAGCTGGGTGGCGTGGGGCGAAGTGTGGAAATACTGGGATGACCGCCAGCCGCCGGCCGACACCTGGACCACCCTCACTTACGCCGACCACGCCTGGAAAGCGGGGGCCGCCCGGTTGGGCTACGGCGGGGACGGCGAGCGTACCGTGATTAATGACGGCGGCGACCCTGCTTTCCGCCATATCACCGCGTGGTTCCGCAAAACCTTCCAAGCCAGTCCTGCAGGACTGACCCAGCTTGAGCTGCGGCTCATTTGCGACGATGGCGCGGTGGTGTATCTGAACGGCCAGGAGGTTTTCCGGCACAACCTGCCCGCCGGCCCCATCAGTCACAACAGTCTGGCGTTAAACGCCGTGAGCGGGGCTGATGAAACCACGCCCGTTAGTGTGGCCCTGAGTCCCACGCTGCTGCGCTCCGGCACCAACGTCCTGGCGGTGGAAGTGCACCAAAGCAGCATCACCAGCAGCGATTTGGGCTTCGATTTGGAGCTGGTGGGCCGCCGCATGGTGCCCGCCGCGCCTGCCGTCGCCTATATCACCTCGCCCCCGCAGGGAGCGCGGCTGGTGGCGCCGCCCGCCTTGACCTTGAATGCCTTCGCCATGGCTGATTCCCAAACGGCCAGGCAGGTCACCTATTTTATCAACGGCCAGCGCCACGGCGCCGCCCTGGTATATCCTTTTGCCTACCCCTGGCAGAATCCGCCCCCCGGTGAACATGCCCTCGTTGCGGTGGCAGAGTTTGAGGGCGGCCTGGCTGTGACCAGCGCACCGGTGACCATCACTGTTACGCCCCTGCCCCTGCCCGTGCAACCGGTGATGACTACCTGGATTCCGGCCGGCGCCCACTGGCGCTACTGGGACAATGTGAGCGCCGTGCAGCCGGGCTGGAACCAGACCTCTTTTAATGATGCCACCTGGCCGCTGGGACAGGCGCGCTTTGGCTGGGGGTGGGATGGCGAACGCACCGAAATCACCTCCGGCCGCATCACCCATTATTTCCGGAACACCTTTGTGGTGACCAATCCCGCCCTTTATACCGAGCTGGTCTTTCAACTCGTGCGCGACGATGGCGCGGTGGTGTACCTGAACGGGCGGGAAATCTTCCGCAGCAACATGCCGGAAGGTTCGGTGACCGCCAGTACCCTGGCCGCCACCACCGTCAACACGCCGGACGAAACCACCTACTTTGAATCCATCGTCCCGGCGTTGAGCGCCGGTTTGCTGGCCGGCACCAACGTGGTGGCCGTCGAGCTGCACCAGTCCAGCGCCACCAGCTCGGATGGCGGCTTCGATTTGCAGCTCACCGGCCGCGGCACCACCGAGCCGCGCCTGCTCCTCCTCCGCCCCGCCCCCGGCCAGCTCGTGGTGGTGGGAGAAGCCATGACCCTGCAGGCCGCCGCATGGACCGGCCTGGCTTCAGGCGGGGAAACCATTGAATTTTGGGTGGGCAACCAGAAAATTGGCGAAACCGCCCCCGGCGAAACGCAATGGATTTGGCCTAATCCCGCCCTGGGCAGTTATCAAATCACGGCCCGGGTGCGCCTGGCCAATGGCACGGAGCTGGTTTCGGCGCCGGTCTCCGTTACCGTGCAATATCCGCCCTATCAGGCCACTTTAATCACCACTGGCGCCGTGTGGCGCTACTGGGACCGCGGCTCGCTCCCCGCCACCAACTGGCAGCGCCGGGCCTACAGTGACGCCGCCTGGGGTTCCGGACCTGCGCGGCTGGGCTACGGCGATGACGGCGAAGTCACCACCCTGCAAACCGGCCCCAGCAACAACAAGTACCTCTCCTATTATTTCCGCCGCTGGTTCTCCGTGCCTTCCGGCGTGACCTTGACCAATCTGGTCTTCCGCCTTCTGCGCGATGACGGGGCGGTGGTTTATCTCAATGGCGGCGAAGTCTTCCGCAGCAACATGCCACAAGGCCCGGTGGGCTACGCCACCCTGGCGTCCAGCGCTGTTTCCGGCACGGACGAGCAAACTTATTTTGAGTTGAACGCGCCGGTGGCCGGGGTGTTGCCGGGTCTGAATTTGCTGGCGGTGGAAATCCATCAAAACTCGGCCACCAGCAGCGATTTGGCCTTTGACCTGGCCGTTGAAGGCCGGGGCTTCCAAGGTCCATCCCCGGCCACGCTGGCCCCGCCGCCAGAATACCAGGCCGGTCAGCTCCGGCTGCTCTGGCCCGCGCACATGCACGGGTGGGAGCTGTACGCCTCGCCCGCTCTCGGTCCCCAGGCCGACTGGCAGCCGGTCACCGAATCCCTGCTCCTGACCAACGGATTTTATCTCTTCCGCACCACGCCCACCGGCGCCAGCCGCTATTTCCGTCTGGAACAACGGTGAGGCGGATTCGCTTTCCGCATGTCCTCCGGCCGGGCCGGAGGGCGGGAGCAAGGGGGAGGGTTTTGCCTGTGAGCCGGCAGCCTTCGCCGTGGCGTCTCGGCGGGGTGGGCGGCGGCTTTTTTCCCTTGTCGCTGCCGTGGCCTTGGCCCATCTTCTGAACATGGCCCAATCACGGGTGACCGATGTACTCAACAAACCGGACGCAGCCCTGGAGCTGACGCTGCGGCCCTCCTTGTTTTCCGAGTTCACCGGCCAGCCCAAAGTCAAGGAACGGCTGGAAATTGCCGTGGCCGCCGCCCGGCAGCGGGGCGAGGCGCTGGACCATTTGCTGCTCAACGGCCCGCCCGGCCTCGGCAAAACGACCCTCGCCAACATTCTGGCGCGCGCCATGGGCGTCAACATCAAGTGCACCAGCGGCCCGACCATTGAAAAAGCGGGCGACCTGGCGGGGCTGCTCACCAATCTGGAGGAGCGGGACATTCTCTTCATTGACGAGATTCACCGCCTGCAAAAAACCATTGAGGAATACCTCTATCCGGCGATGGAGGATTTCAAGCTGGATATCATCATTGACCAGGGCCCCAACGCCCGCAGCGTGCGGCTGAATCTGCCCCGCTTTACCTTGATTGGCGCCACCACCCGCAGCGGCCTGCTGTCCTCCCCCCTGCTCACGCGCTTCCCCATGCGGGAGCGGCTGGATTACTATGACGCCGGGCAACTGCAACAGATTGTGCTGCGTTC
This is a stretch of genomic DNA from Fontisphaera persica. It encodes these proteins:
- a CDS encoding Ig-like domain-containing protein, whose amino-acid sequence is MISRRGALVLGAIVLAAVSAVRFAQYQPAPPDSPVFLAAQPFAKAPTSPVLAAVPVTPRLSAPAAGEVDEHVHAASHAPTVPAPRRLGDGWAVEPPETILAAFQHWVGRYVRASDAERESMLPEGVALARERLTLMTEWIQSDPERALGRAVPPWVREALPAAVREQVEQWVNSTAHYEVLCVLPAGASQPGGLVRTAQWADMRCRVYTFGRGLDYVTRPQVPLQGVVVPRPPNQALAHESVASATHLMALDPQPARYLDAPELEAHLAAVGQDAPCLVSGQSWTAQGTPAALQLGGEVRTFASPAMAARWLEEQPALQNLDDPLPPDNLPIAASSYTEGRKRFILFRVDFPDYAGEVMTTNEALTLMRDLSQWMAEVSQGKLTLAPVGEGSDITPTMRLPNDVESYQNMGTLLGACRTAATALGYDMNKYDFYFVCTAGKPTATFAGLGYVGGVGFWLANRYWDVRTGAHEFGHNLGLGHANWWNTSGASMLGTGTSEEYGDPFDTMGGSGGGARHFSSFSKNKLGWIPDADCPTVSTSGFYRIYAHDDPRASGLRGLRFRRSNGDYWMEFRQLFTGNRALMNGLAFRWVGGSTTLLDATPGSSGNKDDHPLVIGRTFSDSKLGLHVTPIGKGNTYPQSLDLIIQVGAFPNNRRPQTRVTASATQVAVNTPVQFSVAASDPDGDALAYYWDFGNGNYSVENQPTATQSFSSAGEYAVHCIVSDMKGGVSAGAVVVRVGSPTTFQITGRVLTTNAQPVPGMWVRVNASRYAISQDDGSFLLTQLGAGSHSLAVYEPFYNELNFVNPFFNNPVTVGPSFAGADFVQFPGSLFITTPLVARESRWKYLDDGSNQGTAWRQPGFNDAAWASGNGPLGYGQGGERTTLSYGGVSTNKHITYYFRTTFTNQTPPSAFSNLVLEVLRDDGVLVWLNGQEIFRDNLPTGAVSYTTRAVAAVEPDNYLRTELSPTVLQVGVNTLAVEMHQVEATSSDLYFDLALTGMSRTNAANLQIFYLASPRPGEVFTYPTNISLNAVAQSDATAVTQVRIYANDQLLIADSTPPYAGFWPQAPVGQHQLYAVATLASGQMLTIAPVAITVKMPEPPPTPAVTNLVIAPGSRWHFFTGPTGAPPAWAALEFDASSWSNGLAELGYGENDEATRLSYGTNSNNKWITAYFRQAFVVADPYTITNAVLQLKRDDGAVVYLNGQEILRDLMPSGPVAFDTLATMAADDDGKTFFSFSFSSLPLLPGTNVLAVEVHQNAVTSSDLSFDLGLTVWLSTNRPRGVYWVTPTNGATLPAGAVSLAVQAVGGGGSPFQRISYYANGQFLGEVPAPFLFTWANPPVEHVELLAVATDAAGMTITSAPVQVTFTAPAPFQSWVAWGEVWKYWDDRQPPADTWTTLTYADHAWKAGAARLGYGGDGERTVINDGGDPAFRHITAWFRKTFQASPAGLTQLELRLICDDGAVVYLNGQEVFRHNLPAGPISHNSLALNAVSGADETTPVSVALSPTLLRSGTNVLAVEVHQSSITSSDLGFDLELVGRRMVPAAPAVAYITSPPQGARLVAPPALTLNAFAMADSQTARQVTYFINGQRHGAALVYPFAYPWQNPPPGEHALVAVAEFEGGLAVTSAPVTITVTPLPLPVQPVMTTWIPAGAHWRYWDNVSAVQPGWNQTSFNDATWPLGQARFGWGWDGERTEITSGRITHYFRNTFVVTNPALYTELVFQLVRDDGAVVYLNGREIFRSNMPEGSVTASTLAATTVNTPDETTYFESIVPALSAGLLAGTNVVAVELHQSSATSSDGGFDLQLTGRGTTEPRLLLLRPAPGQLVVVGEAMTLQAAAWTGLASGGETIEFWVGNQKIGETAPGETQWIWPNPALGSYQITARVRLANGTELVSAPVSVTVQYPPYQATLITTGAVWRYWDRGSLPATNWQRRAYSDAAWGSGPARLGYGDDGEVTTLQTGPSNNKYLSYYFRRWFSVPSGVTLTNLVFRLLRDDGAVVYLNGGEVFRSNMPQGPVGYATLASSAVSGTDEQTYFELNAPVAGVLPGLNLLAVEIHQNSATSSDLAFDLAVEGRGFQGPSPATLAPPPEYQAGQLRLLWPAHMHGWELYASPALGPQADWQPVTESLLLTNGFYLFRTTPTGASRYFRLEQR
- the ruvB gene encoding Holliday junction branch migration DNA helicase RuvB — encoded protein: MAQSRVTDVLNKPDAALELTLRPSLFSEFTGQPKVKERLEIAVAAARQRGEALDHLLLNGPPGLGKTTLANILARAMGVNIKCTSGPTIEKAGDLAGLLTNLEERDILFIDEIHRLQKTIEEYLYPAMEDFKLDIIIDQGPNARSVRLNLPRFTLIGATTRSGLLSSPLLTRFPMRERLDYYDAGQLQQIVLRSARLLQVPMEPEGAMEIARRSRGTPRIANNLLRRVRDYAQVRGDGRITAAVADQALAMLEIDAYGLDEMDKRILETIMVKFGGGPVGINSLAVAVGEEPDTLEEVYEPYLIMEGYLHRTPQGRVITELAMKRLGLKPASRQGSLF